The Pelodiscus sinensis isolate JC-2024 unplaced genomic scaffold, ASM4963464v1 ctg59, whole genome shotgun sequence genome includes a window with the following:
- the LOC102455812 gene encoding olfactory receptor 5C1-like, with translation MAAPNQTAVTDFLLIGFPSSRDLSLLLFSLALPIFLLGLAGNLGLAVLIRAESSLHTPMYFFLSHLALLDLCSCCAVGPVMLWGLLAGQATLPGSACALQMFLFATAGDAECCLLAAMAYDRYAAVCRPLHYQAAVPPRLCRGMVLGSYAAGAASAAVHTGLAFRLPLCRAHVLDHFFCIIPSVLELACADTSLNQALLLAVCGAIQSLSLLAILASYGLILGAVGRAGVHRAASTCGSHLAAVAVLYGTLLFMYLRPEGSYAAQADKMAAAFYTVVIPTLNPLIYSLRNADVKGALAKRLLGRRRVWGD, from the coding sequence ATGGCTGCTCCAAACCAGACGGCGGTGACCGATTTCCTCCTCATTGGCTTCCCGTCCAGCCGAGACCTGAGCCTGCTCCTCTTCTCGCTCGCGCTGCCCATCTTCCTGCTGGGCCTGGCGGGGAACCTGGGCCTGGCGGTTCTGATCCGGGCTGAGAgttccctccacacccccatgtacttcttcctcagCCACCTGGCGCTGCTGGACCTGTGCTCCTGCTGCGCCGTGGGCCCCGTCATGCTGTGGGGCCTGCTGGCtggccaggccaccctgcctggCTCGGCCTGCGCCCTCCAGATGTTCCTCTTCGCCACGGCGGGGGACGCGGAGTGCTGCCTGCTGGCggccatggcctacgaccgctacgcTGCCGTCTGCCGCCCGCTGCACTACCAGGCCGCCGTGCCGCCCCGCCTCTGCCGCGGGATGGTGCTGGGCTCTTATGCGGCCGGGGCGGCCAGCGCGGCCGTGCACACCGGCCTGGCCTTCCGCCTGCCCCTCTGCCGGGCCCACGTCCTCGACCACTTCTTCTGCATCATCCCCTCTGTGCTGGAGCTGGCCTGCGCCGACACCAGCCTCAaccaggccctgctgctggccgtCTGTGGCGCCATCCAGAGCCTCAGCCTGCTGGCCATCCTGGCCTCCTACGGGCTCAtcctgggggccgtggggcgggcggGCGTGCACCGGGCCGCCTCCACTTGCGGCTCCCACCTGGCAGCGGTGGCCGTGCTCTACGGGACCCTCCTCTTCATGTACCTGCGGCCCGAAGGCAGCTATGCCGCACAGGCCGACAAGATGGCCGCCGCCTTCTACACTGTGGTCATCCCTACCCtcaaccccctcatctacagcctgcgCAACGCCGACGTCAAGGGGGCCCTGGCCAAGCGACTCCTGGGCAGGCGCCGCGTGTGGGGGGACTGA